In the genome of Borrelia hispanica CRI, the window TGGGGTTTAGATTATTCACACATTATAAAGCTTATCAAGATAAACTCTTTAACGCAAATCAAAACTTACTTATTTAATGTTATACAAGATCTCAAAATTGATATTGTAAATCTTGATGTAAATATACAATCAAACACAATAAGCATTGTCTTTCATTTTCCAAATGACACTCTAAATATGGAGGTTAAATTATGAGCATCCTATTTGATTCTGATTTTGGTATTTTAAAACAAAATATTAAACAAATAGTTGAAACTAAACGTGAGAACTTACGAAATATGCATAGAATTGTAATTAATGACGACCCCTCATCCATTTACAACATTATTGCAACATCACTTGCAATTATAGAAGAACAAATTATTAATGAAGTTAATATACTCTTTTCTAAAATTAGCCCTGGGGGTGAATATTTTAAAGCTATAGAAGACCACATTAGTATCAAAAGCACAACATTTAATGCTGTACATACAGCTTTAACTTCTATTGACGGAATAGAATATGCAAATATCATAAGCACAGCTGGTAAAGCTAATATTTATCTTATATTAAATGAATCACTACTAGATTCAGCTAAAACTAATATCATCAACTC includes:
- a CDS encoding contractile injection system sheath initiator is translated as MDIRIDNDFNLTFNSNLKLVDGIEEQKQRLFIFLKTSKGSLFYDPQWGLDYSHIIKLIKINSLTQIKTYLFNVIQDLKIDIVNLDVNIQSNTISIVFHFPNDTLNMEVKL
- a CDS encoding DUF276 domain-containing protein (DUF276 is restricted to Borreliella and related spirochetes.), translated to MSILFDSDFGILKQNIKQIVETKRENLRNMHRIVINDDPSSIYNIIATSLAIIEEQIINEVNILFSKISPGGEYFKAIEDHISIKSTTFNAVHTALTSIDGIEYANIISTAGKANIYLILNESLLDSAKTNIINSNFKSTLWQTLYKTIPSGTILEGNINIDGLNQQNQLKSYKVSLGARKYVYLKVKYKIDLQNHIYLNIDSRIR